CCGACGGTCTGGAATTCAAGGTGGAGAAGAGCGCGCGCGGGCTGCTCGGCAGCGGCAAGACCGGCGAGGGCTTCGTGCAGTCCTACCGCGGCACCGGCCGCGTGTGGCTCGCCCCGACCCTCCCGCTGCACACCACCCACTGACCCGTCTGCACCTGCGCCCCATCCACCCCGCCACGCGTGACAGCATGGCGGGGTGCTTCAGGCCCTGAGTAACGTCCTGCTGCCCGTGATGCTCGTCGCGGGGCTGGGCGCACTCGTCTCCGCGCGGTTTCCGATCGATCAGGCGACCGTCGCGCGGATCACGCTGTACCTGCTGTCCCCGGCACTCGTGCTGAACGTCCTGCTCACCACCCGCGTGCAGGCGAGCGAGGTCCTGACGCTGGGCGCCGCGTACGCCCTGACCGTCGCGGGCAGCCTCCTGCTGGGCTGGCTGACCGGGCTGCGCGCCCCGCAGGCGCAGCGGCGCAGCCTCGCCGCGAGCGTCGGCATCTGGAACAGCGGCAACATGGGCCTCCCGATTGCGCTGTTCGCGTTCGGGCAGGCGGGCTTCGCGCACGCCACGCTGCTGTTCCTGATGTCCTTCGTCGGCATGTACTTAGTCGCGCCCATCGTGTACACCGCCCGCGTGCGCCGCCCCGACCAGCCGCCCCCCAGCGCAGGCGGGATGCTGCTGAACATGGTGCGCCTGCCCGCCGTGTGGATGGTCGCGCTGGGCGTCACCCTCCGCGCCCTGCACCTCCAGCCCCCGGCGGGCCTGATGCGCGGCGTGGACCTGCTGGCGCAGGCGACCCTGCCGATGGTGCTGCTGTCGCTGGGCCTGCAACTCGGCTCGGGCGGCTGGCCGCGCCTGGACACCCGCGTGTGGCTCGCGACCACCGCGCGCCTGATCGGCGGTCCCCTGCTGGGCCTCGCCGCCGGACTCGCCTGCGGCCTGCGGGGCGAGGTGCTGGCCGTCCTCGTGCTGTCCGCCAGCATGCCCACCGCCGTGAACGCCCTGCTGATCGCCCGCGAGTACGGCGGGGACGCCGACACCGTCGCCCGCACCGCGTTCCTCAGCACCGTCCTGAGCGTCCCGACCATCGCGGCGGTCGTGGCACTGCTGCCCCGCCCGACCGGCTGACGCGACTGCATACGCCGCATA
This region of Deinococcus sp. JMULE3 genomic DNA includes:
- a CDS encoding AEC family transporter; protein product: MLQALSNVLLPVMLVAGLGALVSARFPIDQATVARITLYLLSPALVLNVLLTTRVQASEVLTLGAAYALTVAGSLLLGWLTGLRAPQAQRRSLAASVGIWNSGNMGLPIALFAFGQAGFAHATLLFLMSFVGMYLVAPIVYTARVRRPDQPPPSAGGMLLNMVRLPAVWMVALGVTLRALHLQPPAGLMRGVDLLAQATLPMVLLSLGLQLGSGGWPRLDTRVWLATTARLIGGPLLGLAAGLACGLRGEVLAVLVLSASMPTAVNALLIAREYGGDADTVARTAFLSTVLSVPTIAAVVALLPRPTG